A window from Trinickia violacea encodes these proteins:
- a CDS encoding aspartate aminotransferase family protein, whose protein sequence is MTSRPVIDDLSNFWMPFTANRQFKAAPRLLESAKGMYYRSTDGREILDACAGLWCVNAGHCRDEIVAAVQQQLSTLDFAPTFQMGHPLAFEAATKVAEVMPEGLDRIFFTNSGSESVDTALKIALAYHRARGEAQRTRLIGRERGYHGVGFGGISVGGISPNRKTYSGSLLGNVDHLPHTHSLEHNAYSKGQPAWGAHLADELERIVTLHDASTIAAVIVEPVAGSTGVLIPPQGYLQKLREICTKHGILLIFDEVITGFGRLGKATASEYFGVTPDLITMAKAINNAAIPLGAVAAHRNVHDTVVNSGAPGAIELFHGYTYSAHPAATAAAVATLDLYRKEALFERAASLAPAFETAAHALRGAPHVKDVRNLGLVAGIELESRDGAPGARAYEAFVKCFEAGVLVRYTGDILAFSPPLIVDEEQIARIFGTVRDVLAGVK, encoded by the coding sequence ATGACATCGCGCCCCGTCATCGACGACCTGTCGAACTTCTGGATGCCGTTCACCGCGAACCGCCAATTCAAGGCGGCGCCGCGCCTCTTGGAATCGGCGAAAGGCATGTACTACCGTTCCACGGACGGCCGTGAAATCCTCGACGCCTGTGCGGGCCTGTGGTGCGTGAACGCCGGTCACTGCCGGGACGAGATCGTCGCTGCCGTGCAGCAGCAGCTGAGCACGCTCGACTTCGCGCCGACCTTCCAGATGGGCCACCCGCTCGCGTTCGAAGCCGCGACCAAAGTGGCCGAGGTGATGCCCGAAGGGCTCGACCGCATCTTCTTCACGAACTCGGGTTCGGAATCGGTCGACACCGCTTTGAAAATCGCCCTCGCCTACCATCGCGCGCGCGGCGAAGCGCAGCGCACGCGGCTGATCGGGCGCGAGCGCGGCTATCACGGCGTCGGCTTCGGCGGCATCTCGGTCGGCGGCATCTCGCCGAACCGCAAGACGTACTCCGGCTCCTTGCTCGGCAACGTCGATCATCTGCCGCACACGCATAGCCTCGAACACAACGCCTACTCGAAAGGCCAGCCCGCGTGGGGCGCGCATCTCGCCGACGAACTCGAGCGCATCGTGACGCTGCACGACGCGTCGACGATCGCCGCCGTCATCGTCGAGCCGGTCGCGGGCTCGACCGGCGTGCTGATTCCGCCGCAAGGCTATCTGCAGAAGCTGCGCGAGATCTGCACGAAGCACGGCATTCTCTTGATCTTCGACGAAGTGATCACGGGCTTCGGCCGGCTCGGCAAGGCGACGGCCAGCGAGTACTTCGGCGTGACGCCGGACCTGATCACGATGGCCAAGGCGATCAACAACGCGGCGATTCCGTTGGGCGCGGTCGCGGCGCACCGCAACGTGCACGACACGGTCGTGAACAGCGGCGCACCCGGCGCGATCGAGCTGTTCCATGGCTACACGTATTCGGCGCATCCGGCGGCGACCGCGGCCGCTGTCGCGACGCTTGATCTCTATCGCAAGGAAGCGCTCTTCGAGCGCGCGGCAAGCCTAGCACCGGCGTTCGAAACGGCAGCGCATGCGCTGCGCGGCGCGCCGCACGTGAAAGACGTGCGCAACCTCGGCTTGGTGGCGGGCATCGAACTGGAATCGCGCGACGGCGCACCGGGCGCGCGCGCCTACGAGGCGTTCGTCAAGTGCTTCGAAGCCGGCGTGCTCGTGCGCTACACGGGCGATATCCTCGCGTTCTCGCCGCCGCTGATCGTCGACGAAGAACAGATCGCGCGCATCTTTGGGACGGTGAGGGACGTGCTGGCTGGCGTGAAGTGA
- a CDS encoding MFS transporter produces MVILISLGGVFEFYDLFFTGYVAPGMVESGLFKPESLGIFESLAGLSVAGFGTFVFSTFAGLWIGALIFGSVADRFGRRFIFTWSLVWYMVCTIIMAFQATGEWINIWRIIAGIGIGVELVTIDSYISELIPSAERGRAYAANQFITFSVVPVIAFLAWAMKGSHPFGLEYWRVVILIGSVGAIAVWIIRRNVPESPRWLARHGRVDEAERIIADIEARVAKEKGTLPPLGQIAVEEKEGRGSYAEIFGPLYLKRTIILSIFNMAQVIGFYGFAAWVPTLLIHRGVHVTASLGYAFVIAIANPFGPLFGMWFADKVERKTQICTALFVMGVVIALFSQASDPTILIILGVLFTLASNIMSYAYHGYQAELYPTRVRARAVGFVYSWSRIAAAFAGLAIGILLHGYGVPGVAVFIGASMVVAICMILLGPSTRGRSLESINH; encoded by the coding sequence ATGGTGATCCTGATCTCGCTCGGCGGGGTATTCGAGTTCTACGATCTGTTCTTCACGGGCTACGTGGCGCCCGGCATGGTCGAATCGGGGCTCTTCAAGCCGGAGTCGCTCGGCATCTTCGAATCGCTCGCCGGGCTCTCGGTGGCCGGTTTCGGCACCTTCGTGTTCTCGACCTTCGCGGGGCTGTGGATCGGCGCGCTGATCTTCGGCTCGGTCGCCGACCGCTTCGGGCGACGCTTCATCTTCACGTGGTCGCTCGTCTGGTACATGGTCTGCACGATCATCATGGCGTTCCAGGCCACCGGCGAGTGGATCAACATCTGGCGCATCATCGCGGGCATCGGCATCGGCGTCGAGCTCGTCACGATCGATTCCTACATCTCCGAGCTGATTCCGAGCGCCGAGCGCGGCCGCGCGTACGCCGCGAACCAGTTCATCACGTTCTCCGTGGTGCCGGTGATCGCGTTCCTCGCCTGGGCCATGAAAGGCTCGCATCCGTTCGGCCTCGAGTATTGGCGCGTGGTGATCCTGATCGGCTCGGTCGGCGCGATCGCCGTGTGGATCATCCGCCGCAACGTGCCGGAAAGCCCGCGCTGGCTCGCGCGTCACGGCCGTGTCGATGAGGCCGAGCGCATCATCGCGGATATCGAAGCGCGCGTCGCCAAGGAAAAAGGCACCCTGCCGCCGCTCGGGCAAATCGCGGTCGAGGAAAAGGAAGGCCGCGGTTCGTACGCCGAGATCTTCGGTCCGCTGTATTTGAAGCGCACGATCATTCTGTCGATCTTCAACATGGCGCAAGTGATCGGCTTCTACGGCTTTGCGGCATGGGTGCCGACGCTCTTGATCCATCGCGGCGTCCATGTGACGGCGAGCCTCGGCTACGCCTTCGTCATCGCCATCGCGAACCCGTTCGGTCCGCTGTTCGGCATGTGGTTCGCCGACAAGGTCGAGCGCAAGACGCAAATCTGCACCGCGCTGTTCGTGATGGGCGTCGTGATCGCGCTCTTCTCACAAGCGTCCGACCCGACGATCCTGATCATCCTCGGCGTGCTGTTCACGCTCGCGTCGAACATCATGTCGTACGCGTATCACGGCTATCAAGCCGAGCTGTATCCGACGCGCGTGCGCGCCCGCGCAGTGGGTTTCGTCTATTCGTGGAGCCGGATTGCGGCGGCGTTCGCGGGCCTCGCGATCGGCATTCTGCTGCACGGCTATGGCGTGCCGGGAGTGGCGGTGTTCATCGGCGCGTCGATGGTGGTCGCGATCTGCATGATTCTGCTCGGGCCGTCCACGCGCGGACGATCGCTCGAGTCGATCAATCATTGA
- the pcaC gene encoding 4-carboxymuconolactone decarboxylase, with amino-acid sequence MNDEERYEAGMKVRRAVLGDAHVDRSLENRTELTTEFQNFISRYAWGEIWTREGLPRHTRSLLTIAMMVALNRGEELAMHIRAAKNNGVTRDEIKEVLLQTAIYCGVPAANSAFHLADKVFRDEDAGEAPSAK; translated from the coding sequence ATGAACGACGAAGAGCGCTACGAAGCCGGGATGAAGGTGCGCCGAGCGGTGCTCGGCGACGCGCACGTCGATCGTTCGCTCGAGAACCGCACGGAGCTGACGACGGAATTCCAGAACTTCATTTCGCGCTATGCGTGGGGCGAGATCTGGACGCGCGAAGGGTTGCCGCGCCATACGCGCAGTCTGTTGACGATTGCGATGATGGTGGCGCTGAACCGCGGCGAAGAGCTGGCGATGCATATCCGCGCGGCGAAGAACAACGGCGTGACGCGCGACGAGATCAAGGAAGTGCTGCTGCAGACGGCGATCTACTGTGGCGTACCGGCGGCGAATTCCGCGTTTCACTTGGCGGACAAGGTGTTTCGCGACGAAGACGCCGGGGAAGCGCCGTCCGCCAAGTAA
- the pcaD gene encoding 3-oxoadipate enol-lactonase, with translation MPFAAVNGINLHYRVDGAQNADAPWLVLSNSLGADLSMWTAQVEAFSKHFRVLRYDTRGHGHSDAPKGPYTIEQLTGDVLGLLDALKIERVNFCGISMGGLTGIALAARHPQRLNRVVLSNTAARIGSPDVWVPRAKRSREEGMLAIADAVLPRWFSAKFIESEPLVFAQIRDVFVHTDNEGYASNCEAIDAADLRGELAGIKVPSLVITGTHDVSTTAEQGRALASGIPGARYVELDAFHISNIERAGEFTPTVLDFLTGQP, from the coding sequence ATGCCCTTCGCCGCCGTCAATGGCATCAACCTTCACTATCGGGTCGATGGCGCACAGAACGCCGACGCGCCGTGGCTCGTGCTGTCGAATTCGCTCGGCGCGGATCTGTCGATGTGGACCGCGCAAGTCGAGGCGTTCTCGAAGCACTTCCGCGTGCTGCGCTACGACACGCGCGGCCACGGTCATTCCGACGCCCCCAAGGGGCCCTACACGATCGAGCAATTGACCGGCGACGTGCTCGGCCTGCTCGATGCGCTCAAGATCGAACGCGTGAATTTCTGCGGCATTTCGATGGGCGGCCTGACGGGAATCGCGCTTGCCGCGCGGCATCCGCAGCGCTTGAATCGCGTCGTGCTGTCGAATACGGCGGCGCGCATCGGCTCGCCGGATGTCTGGGTCCCGCGCGCGAAACGCTCGCGTGAAGAGGGCATGCTCGCGATTGCGGATGCCGTTCTGCCGCGCTGGTTCAGCGCCAAGTTCATCGAGAGCGAGCCGCTCGTCTTCGCTCAGATCCGCGATGTGTTCGTGCACACGGACAACGAAGGCTACGCGTCGAATTGCGAGGCCATCGATGCCGCCGATCTGCGCGGCGAACTCGCGGGCATCAAGGTGCCGTCGCTCGTGATCACCGGCACGCACGACGTCTCGACGACCGCCGAGCAAGGCCGCGCGCTCGCGAGCGGCATTCCCGGCGCGCGCTACGTCGAACTGGACGCCTTCCACATTTCCAATATCGAGCGAGCCGGCGAATTTACGCCGACCGTGCTCGACTTCCTGACGGGGCAGCCATGA
- a CDS encoding 3-carboxy-cis,cis-muconate cycloisomerase has protein sequence MLEASARLTSLICGTQSMNDVWSPRATLQRMLDVEAALARASAAHGVIPQTAVGAIETACHAETLDADALTRDAALGGNLAIPLVKQLTARVKDIDAEASKFVHWGATSQDIIDTATVLQLRDTFALIDADLRTTCDALAALAKQHRATPLIGRTWLQQALPMTLGLKFAQWLDALLRHRARLAELRARVLVLQFGGAAGTLASLREAAPAVAASLAHELGLALPAVPWHTQRDRIAESASLFGMLIGTLGKIARDISLQMQTEIGELAEPAAAGKGGSSTMPHKRNPVGCAAVLTAAARAPGLVATVLAGMVQEHERALGGWQAEWDALPDLARLAGGALAQIAQIVAGLNVDVERLAANLGVTHGLILGEAVMLALGDKIGRLDAHKLVEHASKTAVQSGRTLFDVLAADAAVTIHLPLARLQQLLDPAQYVGQAHAYVDAVLSLHATATDQE, from the coding sequence ATGCTCGAAGCCAGCGCACGCCTCACCAGCCTCATCTGCGGCACGCAATCGATGAACGACGTGTGGTCGCCGCGCGCCACGCTGCAGCGGATGCTCGATGTCGAAGCGGCGCTGGCGCGGGCATCGGCGGCGCATGGCGTGATTCCGCAGACGGCCGTCGGCGCGATCGAAACCGCGTGTCACGCTGAGACGCTCGACGCCGACGCGCTGACGCGCGACGCGGCGCTCGGCGGCAATCTTGCGATCCCGCTCGTCAAGCAGCTCACGGCGCGCGTGAAGGATATCGATGCCGAGGCGTCGAAATTCGTCCACTGGGGCGCGACGAGCCAGGACATCATCGATACGGCCACCGTGCTGCAACTGCGCGACACCTTCGCGCTCATCGACGCCGATCTGCGCACCACCTGCGATGCGCTCGCCGCGCTCGCCAAGCAACATCGCGCGACGCCGCTGATCGGCCGCACGTGGCTGCAGCAGGCGCTGCCGATGACGCTCGGCCTCAAGTTCGCGCAGTGGCTCGACGCCCTGTTGCGGCACCGCGCACGCCTCGCCGAATTGCGCGCGCGCGTGCTCGTGCTGCAATTCGGCGGCGCGGCCGGCACGCTCGCGAGCTTGCGCGAGGCGGCGCCCGCCGTGGCCGCCTCGCTCGCGCACGAGCTGGGCCTCGCACTGCCCGCCGTGCCGTGGCACACGCAGCGCGACCGGATTGCCGAATCGGCGTCGCTGTTCGGCATGTTGATCGGCACGCTCGGCAAGATCGCGCGCGATATCTCGCTGCAGATGCAGACCGAAATCGGCGAGCTCGCGGAGCCGGCCGCGGCCGGCAAGGGCGGCTCGTCGACGATGCCGCACAAGCGCAATCCGGTCGGCTGCGCGGCGGTGCTCACCGCGGCGGCGCGCGCCCCCGGGCTCGTCGCGACCGTGCTCGCGGGCATGGTCCAAGAGCACGAGCGCGCGCTCGGCGGCTGGCAGGCCGAATGGGATGCGTTGCCCGATCTCGCGCGCCTCGCCGGCGGCGCGCTCGCGCAGATCGCGCAGATCGTCGCCGGCCTCAATGTGGACGTCGAGCGGCTCGCGGCCAATCTCGGCGTCACGCACGGACTCATTCTCGGCGAGGCGGTGATGCTGGCGCTCGGCGACAAGATCGGCCGGCTCGATGCGCACAAGCTTGTCGAGCACGCGTCGAAGACCGCCGTGCAATCGGGCCGAACGCTCTTCGACGTGCTTGCCGCCGACGCCGCCGTCACCATCCATCTTCCCCTCGCACGCTTGCAGCAGCTGCTCGACCCGGCGCAGTACGTCGGGCAGGCGCATGCGTACGTCGACGCCGTGCTCTCGCTGCACGCCACCGCAACCGACCAGGAGTAA
- a CDS encoding CoA transferase subunit B: MKRLTRDEMAKRVAQDIPEGAYVNLGIGVPTLVANHLAADREIFLHSENGLLGMGPAPAPGEEDDELINAGKQHVTLLTGGAYFHHSDSFAMMRGGHLDFCVLGAFQVSAQGDLANWHTGAPDAIPAVGGAMDLAIGAKQVYVMMEHLTKQGESKLVAECSYPVTGVGCVDRIYTDLAVIDVTQAGLAVREIFSDISFDELQKLTGIALIDATHAAASA, translated from the coding sequence ATGAAACGACTGACCCGCGATGAAATGGCCAAGCGCGTCGCGCAGGACATCCCTGAAGGCGCTTACGTGAACCTCGGCATCGGCGTGCCGACGCTGGTGGCGAACCACCTCGCCGCCGACCGCGAAATCTTCCTGCACAGCGAAAACGGCTTGCTCGGCATGGGCCCCGCGCCCGCGCCCGGCGAAGAGGACGACGAGCTGATCAACGCCGGCAAGCAGCACGTGACGCTGCTCACAGGCGGAGCGTACTTCCACCACTCCGATTCGTTCGCGATGATGCGCGGCGGTCATCTGGACTTCTGCGTGCTCGGCGCGTTCCAGGTCTCCGCGCAAGGCGATCTCGCGAATTGGCACACCGGCGCGCCCGATGCGATTCCGGCCGTCGGCGGCGCGATGGATCTCGCGATCGGCGCGAAACAGGTGTACGTGATGATGGAGCACCTGACGAAGCAGGGCGAAAGCAAGCTCGTCGCCGAGTGCTCGTATCCGGTGACGGGCGTCGGCTGCGTCGACCGCATCTACACCGATCTCGCCGTGATCGACGTGACCCAGGCAGGGCTCGCCGTGCGCGAGATCTTCTCCGACATCTCGTTCGACGAATTGCAGAAGCTGACGGGCATCGCGCTCATCGACGCGACGCACGCCGCGGCTTCGGCTTGA
- a CDS encoding 3-oxoacid CoA-transferase subunit A yields MVNKIFESLQSAVADIHDGATIMIGGFGTAGMPSELIDALIEQGARDLTIVNNNAGNGDTGLAALLKTKRVRKIICSFPRQTDSYVFDALYRAGEIELELVPQGNLAERIRAAGAGIGGFFTPTGYGTKLAEGKETRLIDGKHYVLEAPLHADFALIKAYKGDRWGNLVYRKTARNFGPIMASAAKTAIVQVSEVVPLGALDPEVIVTPGIFVQRVVAVPQTVHRDEHAEQAA; encoded by the coding sequence TAACAAGATTTTCGAATCCCTCCAGTCGGCGGTGGCCGACATACACGACGGAGCGACGATCATGATCGGCGGCTTCGGCACGGCCGGGATGCCGTCCGAGCTGATCGACGCCCTGATCGAGCAGGGCGCGCGCGATCTGACCATCGTGAACAACAACGCAGGCAACGGCGACACGGGCCTGGCCGCGCTGCTCAAGACCAAGCGCGTGCGCAAGATCATCTGCTCGTTCCCGCGCCAGACCGATTCCTACGTGTTCGACGCGCTCTATCGCGCGGGCGAGATCGAGTTGGAGCTCGTGCCGCAGGGCAACCTCGCGGAGCGCATCCGCGCGGCGGGTGCCGGCATCGGCGGCTTTTTCACGCCGACGGGCTACGGCACGAAGCTCGCCGAGGGCAAGGAAACGCGCCTGATCGACGGCAAGCATTACGTGCTCGAAGCGCCGCTCCATGCCGACTTCGCGCTGATCAAGGCGTACAAGGGCGACCGCTGGGGCAATCTCGTCTATCGCAAGACGGCGCGCAATTTCGGCCCGATCATGGCGAGCGCGGCCAAGACGGCGATCGTGCAGGTGTCGGAAGTCGTGCCGCTCGGCGCATTGGATCCGGAAGTGATCGTCACACCGGGCATCTTCGTGCAGCGCGTGGTGGCAGTGCCGCAGACGGTGCATCGCGACGAACATGCCGAGCAAGCGGCTTAA